AGGCTTCTTCAAGATGGCCTTGCCAGGCCGGATGGAAATTCAAACCAACAAAATCGCTTCCTTCCTCTTTTTCGGAAGGTAAGGTCCATTCGCCCGCAGCATCTCGTGTCCAGAGTACCCATTCAACCTCAGTTGAGACACGCAGGTCGCGCAGCGCCTTGCTGTGGGAAGTTTGCTCTGAAAGCTCGCCTCGCTCTTGTTGTGTCTGTGGTTCGTCGTTCGCTACGGGGGATTGCATCGGTCTGCTTTCAATACGATTGCGAAGGGGCGTTTCTTTCTCTGTAGGACCCTGAGAAGTCACTGGACTGTCACGGACACCCTCCCCGCCAAGAAAGTGGTGCAACAGGCATAGTGACTCTACTTAAAAACTAGCTTACGAGTTGATTGTCAGTCGGTTTCTCGTTCTGCAATCTTGTTTGCGGAGTAATTCCGGCAGAACTGAGGTGCTCGCCGATTCTCGATCGGTAACGACTGTAGCGATGCTGCGAGTTATATCGCGGAATCTGAGCAGTCAAATCACGTTGCCACTAGGAATTGCGGGAAATAACCGGGGCAGAAGCCCAGCACGAGCCTAAACCTGAGCTACATTTGCGAGAACGGCGTAAAACTGCCGTGAAAACGAAACACATTTCCCCTTTGGAAGTCGGCTTGCGGGCTGATTTCCAAGACCTACTCAGAAGATTATCGGAGGCAGTAAAGTGAGCAAGCGACGCGGATTTACACTGATCGAACTAGTAGTCGTTATCCTGATCTTGGGCATTCTCGCGGGCGTAGCAGCCCCGCGATTGTTCCAAGCCTCGGAAGAAGCAGCTGATAATGGGTTGAGGCAAACTCTCACGGTCGTGCGAGATGCACTTGAGTTGTTCGCTGCTCGTAATGGTGGTGCGACGCCTCGAACGGACACTGTCGCTAACTTTCACACAGATCTGCAACCTTTTTTGAGGGGTGATTTTCCGATCTGCCCTGTCGGACCTCCAGCTGCCCAGAATAATGGCGTCGAGTTTGTGAGCGGGTCAAGCACCACAGGCAATGCTTCGCCAACAACTGGATGGAAATATAACTCGACCTTGAACGAGTTTATCTGCAATAACTCGAACGCGACGGCTAGTGACAACACCATCACCTACGATCAACTGTAGGAAGTCGGGGACGTCCAAGCGAGGGCAGGAAAGCGATGAGTACGAAACTCGAACAACTTGAAACCGCTGGAAACCAGTCGACTATGTCACGGCTGCTGATTGTCGACGACAACGTCGCCCTAGCTCGAGTTACGCAGTTCGCTTTTGATAAGGCAGGTTTCGATACCAAAACCGCATGTAATGGTGCGGTCGCTCTCGAGCTTGCTCGCAATGAATCGTTCGACATGGTCATCACCGACCAACAGATGCCTGTGATGAGCGGCACCGAATTGTGCCGCGAATTACGTGTCATTGAAGAGTACGCCCAAACCCCCATCGTCATGCTCACGGCGAAGGGCTTGGAGCTAGAGCTCGACCAGCTTCGGGAAGAATTGGACATCCAGGCGATTTTCCCGAAGCCGTTTAGCCCTTCTTCGATTGTTGAAGCCGTTCAGAAGATGCTCGCTGTCGCTGTTTAGTCCCTTGCATCCTTCGTGAGGTTTTACCTGCAGAAAGCCGACTGAAACCATTTTCCCCCTCCCCACCAAGTCTCTCACGCGGGTATTGCCGTGATCAGTCGAAAGCAAAATCTCGGACTACCTCGGCAAGTCGTCGCGTGGTACCTCTTTTTTTGTTTGGCAGCCGTCTGTTGGCTCGCCATGGGCCTTCTCGACGCTTCGCACGAAGTCGTTACGAAACGGCAGGCGGAATCCTCCGTTTCTCGGCTAGCACGAGCCGTTTCCAGCATGGAGAGCAGCTACAGACAGCACCAGTGGCAAGGGCTTGATCTCGTCCTGACCCAACTCCGATCGCAAGGTCAGTTTACTTATTGCTCGCTCTTGGATTTGGACGAAGTCGCCGTTGCCGATACCCGCGAAAACATGGTCGGCGTGGTCGCGATCGAACCAGAAGGCACCGTCATTGAGGAGGCCGGTGTTTGGGGGACTCGTGTCAGACAAGACTCTGGGTTGGTACTCACTGAGTACCGTGTTCCACTGTTCTCCGCGGGAGAAAACTTTGGCACGTTGGTCGCAGCAAATGCCCAGGCAAACTCCTTCGCCTCGTTTGCGGAAACGATCAACGCGGCACCCAGCGCAGTGGCGATTCCTGTGCTCCTCATCCTCGGGGGCGGGATCCTCCTTGCCAGACTTACGCGAGCAGCCGCAAC
The genomic region above belongs to Lacipirellulaceae bacterium and contains:
- a CDS encoding type II secretion system protein, which produces MSKRRGFTLIELVVVILILGILAGVAAPRLFQASEEAADNGLRQTLTVVRDALELFAARNGGATPRTDTVANFHTDLQPFLRGDFPICPVGPPAAQNNGVEFVSGSSTTGNASPTTGWKYNSTLNEFICNNSNATASDNTITYDQL
- a CDS encoding response regulator, whose amino-acid sequence is MSTKLEQLETAGNQSTMSRLLIVDDNVALARVTQFAFDKAGFDTKTACNGAVALELARNESFDMVITDQQMPVMSGTELCRELRVIEEYAQTPIVMLTAKGLELELDQLREELDIQAIFPKPFSPSSIVEAVQKMLAVAV